The Pediococcus inopinatus region AGTTCACTATAGGTTTTTCCAGTAATTAAATCTACTAAATTTTCAGAAATTGTATTAAAAGTCTCCGTAACTAACATACCACCAATACAAGCTAAAACCCAATACCACTCAAAAATAGAAATTTGGAGCACTATGGCTAGTAAAATTACTAAGATTGCTAATCCGCCATGAACGCGCATATTTTTTTCTTGTTTAAAGATACGCGCAACACCATGGCTGGCATGTGCTAAGGATTGTATGAAAGTATGATTTTTTTCAGTTTGTCTTTTATCTTTTAAGGCCATAAGCGTTTAAAATTTCTTTCTGAAGAGGAAACATCACTTTTTGATCTTGGGGTTCCATATGGTCATAGCCGTTTAAATGTAAAAAGCCATGAACACAAAGAAATCCTAATTCCCGTTGATAAGAATGGCCTAAATACTCAGCCTGTTCCTTTACCTTATCCACCGAAACCATCAAATCACCAATATTAGGTGCAATCTCTTCTGCTAACTCCTCATCCATAATGATTGGATCTGAATCTTCATCATCTTCAATTGCAAAGCTAATCACATCGGTCGCACGATCAACTTGCCGATAAGTTTTATTGATTTCATGAATTTCATCATTATGCATCAAAGTTACGGACATTTCTGTATTTTCTGCTAATTTGAGGTAATCACCAGCAAAATTTAAAACATTTTGAACAAGTTCAATATTAGCTTTTGGTTCTTCATTTGTGTGATCATAAATTTGAATGTCCATAATCTACTCCAACTTAATTTGATTTATGCCCTTCATAGGCATTTATGATTTCCGCTACAACCGGGTGGCGAACCACATCTTCCGCACTGAAATTAACAAAGCCCACATGACGAAGATCTTGTAAAATGCGTTGAGCTTCTACAAGTCCACTACGAACCCCGTGTGGTAAATCAATTTGTGTCTTATCCCCATTTACAATCATTTTGGACCCAAATCCCAAACGAGTCAAAAACATCTTCATTTGCGCACTGGTTGTATTTTGAGCTTCATCTAAAATCACAAAAGCACTATCCAAAGTTCGTCCCCGCATATATGCCAAAGGAGCAATCTCAATGACACCACGATCCATTAAACGTGTTGTATGTTCTGCTCCAATAATTTGATACAAAGCATCATAAATAGGTCGTAAGTAAGGGTCAACTTTTTCTTTTAAATCTCCCGGTAGAAACCCAAGGCTCTCCCCCGCTTCTACAGCAGGTCGAGTTAAAATTAGCTTGTCTACTTCACCGCGTTTTAAAGAAGCAATTGCCATAACAACTGCTAAGTAGGTCTTCCCTGTTCCGGCAGGACCAATTCCAAAGGTAACATCATTTCGTTTAACCGAGTCTACATATTGGCGCTGACCGTAATTTTTGACGCGGACTGCTTTGCCTTTATTATCCTTTATAAGTGTTTCTTTATACAAGTCCTGAAAATAATTCAAGGTACCCTTATCCGCCATTTTCATCGCACTCACAACATCTGCGGTGTTAAGCTGAATACCTTGCTGGACTAGAGATAAAAGGCTCTTAAAAACGTTGATTGTTCGATCAACAGCCTCTGATTCACCGGTGACCGTAATTTTTTCTCCAAATGGATGAATGGAAACACTCATTCCTTCTTCAAGGATTTGTACGAATCGATCTTGATTGCCTAGAAGTGATAGCTCATCACTTTGTTTAGACAACAAAAATTCTTTTTCAATTGTTTTTTGTTCAGCCAAGTCGCATTGTCTCCTTCTCAACTACATGCTTTCGCAAAATATTTTTTATTTTAAGTTATTAACTAAGTTGACTTTTAACTGCTTGATTTACCAATTTTCCGTCCGCTATTCCTTTAACCTTTGGCATAACGGCACCCATTACCTTACCAAAATCAGAGCTGCTGGTTGCACCAACTGCCGAAACTGTATCAGCAACAATTTTTTCGATTTCGTCTTTGGATAGTTGCTTAGGTAAATATTTTTCAACGATTTTAATCTCGGCTTCAGTTGATTGAACTAAATCGTCACGATTACCTTTTGCAAACTCTTCTACAGATTCTTTTCGTTGTTTATATTCACGACCAATGACAGCCTGGGCTTCTTCATCACTAAGCTCATGGTTAACTTTAACTTTTTCGTTCATTAAGGCAGCCTTAAGCATTCGTATAACGCTCAATGTCTCTTTATCACGAGCTTTCATGGCTGTTTTCATATCATCCGTAATTGTATCTACTAAACTCATAAGTATTCTCCTTGTTGAAATTTTATTTTTTGTACAAAAAAAGCTCCTGATATTCTCAGGAGCGTTAAAAATTTAGAAGTGCTTCTTGTTTTTGCGTTTTCTAGCAGCTTCTGATTTTAACTTCTTTTTAACACTTGGCTTTTCGTAGAATTCCCGTTTGCGATATTCTTGTAAAGTACCTGATTTAGAAACTGTACGTTTAAAGCGGCGAAGAGCGTCATCAAGTGACTCGTTTTTACGAACGACTGTTTTTGCCATTTTGAATCCCTCCCTCCGAGCTCTAAAGTAACAGACGAATCTAACTAATGTAAATCCGTTGTTCTTTATTATTATACATAACATAGATTTTCCCGTCAATACATCAATCACAGTTTTCTTAAATTCATTTTAAAATGCATAAAACCGTTTTCATTCCTTATTTCCTATGGTAAACTTACCCTAAAAGGATGAGGGTGATTGATTATGTCTACAAAAATATTTGTAATTTCCGATTCAGTAGGTGAAACTGCTGAGTCTGTCGCCAAGGCTGCATCTGCTCAGTTTCCTAGTGAAGACTTTGAATTTGATCGTTATCCATTTACACAAACAGAGTCTTTACTTGACGGTATTTTAAAGCGTGCCAAACATCAAGGAGCTATTGTTTTCTCTACTTTCGTCAATCCAGCATTAAATCAATTTGCTAAATCAAAATGTGAACAGGCCAAGATTTACTATTATGATGTTTTAACCCCTGCTATTTCGTTGTTTAAGCAACAAACAGGTGTTGAAGCAGCTAATGAGCCAGGGACTGTCCATAATTTAACAGAGGGCTATTTTGACAAGATTGCGGCCATGGAATTTGCAGTCACTTATGATGATGGCAAAGATCCAACCGGTTTCTTAAAAGCTGATATTGTGCTTCTAGGAGTTTCAAGAACATCTAAAACTCCCCTTTCGCTCTATCTCGCAAACAAGGGATTGAAGGTAGCTAATTTACCACTCGTACCTCAGGCGTCCATTCCAGATGAAATTTGGAAGGTTGATCCTAAAAAGGTCTTTGGTTTAACCACGACGGCAGATGTTTTAAATGATATTCGACGTCAGCGAATGATTTCCTACGGTTTAAATCCTGAGTCATCTTATTCAAATACTGAAGGCATTAAACGAGAATTAGGATACGCCGATGACGTTTTCAAAAAAATCGGCTGTTTAGTGATTAATACAGCAAACAAATCTATTGAAGAAACAGCAACTTTAATTATGGAAAGCCTAGAAGTTGATGTGAGCGACGAATAAATAATTTAATTAAAAAAGAAGCACTAGTGAGATTGACCCAAAACTGGTCACTTTCACTAGTGCTTTTTATTTATTTTAAAAAGGTATCAACTGATTTTTGAGAAAGAATGTCTGACACCAGGTTTGGATTAAAAACTTGATGCTCTAACATCGCAATTTCGTATCCATACGGGGCATATTTTACCTTTGCGTTTGATGGATCTTTAACCCATGGTGTTTCCATGATTTTGGGAATATTCGTTAGTTGCGGATGATGGGCAATGGTGTTCAAAGCATTAAAGCCGATTGTCCCTAATCCGATGTTTTCGTGACGATCTTTGTGACTACCCTGCTCATTTTTAGAATCATTTAAATGAATGACCTTTAAATAGGCCAAACCAATTTTTTGGTCAAACTCTTCAAGTACCCCATCAAAATCTTCACGGATGGCGTATCCCGCATCATTTGTATGGCAAGTATCTAAACAAACAGAAATTTTACTTTGAAGTTTAACTTGGTGGACAATTGAGCCAATTTCTTCAAATGTCTTTCCGACCTCGGTTCCCTTACCAGCCATTGTTTCAATGGCAATGTTAACTTGCTGAGTTTCGGATAAGATTTCGTTTAACCCTTTCACAATTTGAGCAATCGCTAAATCAGGGCCAGCGCCAACATGGGCACCTGGATGTAAAACAATATTGCTCGCACCCAAGGCGTCTGCACGTTTAATTTCTTCTTTCAAAAAATTTACACCAAACTCAAAACTTTCTGGTTTTTTGGTATTTCCCAAATTCACAATGTATGGGGCATGAATGATTAAATCTGAAATCTGATGATCGGCCATAAGTTGCTGGCCTTTTGGAATATTAAGCTCAGAAATGGGCTTGCGTCGGGTGTTTTGAGGAGCTCCTGTATAAATCATGAAGATGTTAGCACGATAACTAACCGCGGTTTCAACAGATCCGAGAAACATTTTTGGCGCTTTCATACTAACGTGAGATCCTAATAACATTTTATTTACCTCCTAAATTCCAATCGCTTCAATAACCTGTTTTGCAGCATTCCCATGTTCCCAAGTCAAAAAATTTTCTTCGAAGTCATTAATTTGTTCTTGATAATTTGGAAAACTTTTATTTTCTGAAAAAATTCTTAGTTGTGAATACAGTTCTGATCTTTTTGTCACGATGGGACCTGGACACTGACGTAAATAATCAAAGTAGAAGCCGCGGAGCTCGCCTGCATAATGTTTTAAGTCATATGGGAAAAACAATATGGGCCGTTTCAAATTAGCAAAATCAAACATTACAGAAGAATAATCTGTAATCAACAAATCACTAATTAGATATAACTGACTAATGTCGGTTTCTGCCAAAATTTTGACACGATCTTCAAATCCCCGTATATCAATGTGATCCTTCACCAAGTAATGAGGACGAATGATTAACATTGTATGCGATGGCACAGCTTCAAAAAATTCTTTTAAATCAAAAGGTAAGTTAAACCGATAGCGACCTTTATAGATAAAATTATCATCTCGCCAAGTTGGTGCATAAAGAACAACTTGTGCAACCTTCTCACCAACAAGGCGTTTCTTAAGACTATTTATTTCTGTTTGTTTTGTTGTAAATAAGACATCATTTCTGGGATATCCAGACCGAATAAATTTATTTTTAAACCCAAAAGCCCGTTTGAAAATTGTTTCAGAATAAGCGTTAGGTGCAATCAAATAATTCCACCGGGCCGCTTCTTTTTTGAAATCCTGATGATATTTTTCTGTAGAGGTTCCCGGAATTTCAACATTTTTAATGTCCAAGCCCAATTTTTTAAGCGGCGTTCCGTGCCATGTTTGAACATAAACAGTCTGGGCGTTTTTGTGCCACCATAATGGCAATCGCGAATTAAAAATCCAGTAATTGGCTCTTGCCATGACCAAAATCCATTTTAGTGACCAACGCTTAAGTAATTGCACATCAGGATTATCTTTTTGAACTTGAGAAAAACAGTTCCCCTTTATGCCAAAAAATAAATTTGAAGCAAGTTCGGGATGAAGAATTTTAATTTCTTTATAAATAGCAGCTGGATTATCATTTACGGACTGGCCATTGAAGCTTTCAAAAATAATCAAATTCTTTTTAATCGGTAACCGAATCAGCAATTCATTAATGACTATCAAAATATAACGACTCAAAAGTTTTATGGGTTGGGTAATGAAATGACGCATTTTAAAGGTCGCTCCGTTTCAACAAAAAATTTATTGTTCGTTTTGTAGCAGCACCATCGTTGAATTGATTCCAGTCATAATTTAATTTCTCAATCATGGCTTGATTATTGTCCGATTTGGCCAAAAAATCCGTTAATTGATTGACATCCTTGATTACAATAGACTGAAATTCCGTTGAAAAATCTGATCGTAAGCCAACAGTTTTGGAAAACTCGAGTTGGTCGAACGTAAAAAGACCAATTTTTCGAGCATTTTTCAGCAAGGTATAATCAAATAAAATCGAAGAATAGTCTGTAATCAACGTTTCAACTACGGTTAATAGTTCATCAGTGGTAATCTTTGCATCAATGGAGGTTATAAAAGGCATTCGTTCTTCCCATGACTTTTCCATGGCTTGCAAATGTGGATGTAACCGTAAAATTAAAATTGTATTTTTCGGTAGCTGCAGATTCTTAAAATCAGGTGCAAACGCAAATTGACTATCTTTCCGGTATGTAGGTGCATATAAAATTAAATGTTTATTTTTTAATTCAGGATAGTTTTCAAAAAAAGTTGCTTGTACTTTATGAATCCATTTCTCGTTTAAGAATTTATCCGAACGTGGATATCCAAGTCGGCGAATCTGTTCCCCATTCAAACGATAATTCAGTTGAAATGTATCCGCCATCTTTTCTGAGCCAACCACAATATCATCCATAGCGTTATAAACGCGTTGAAAACGGATTTGATCAGACGCGGTTCGTTGACTTGTCATTGGATCATTAAAACCGAATTCCTTAATGGCGCCATTTGCATGCCATATTTGTGAAATTCTTATATTTTTGGTTTTAGACAAAGACCCCAAAAAAGGAAAATAATTATCAATAACAATCAATTTACTGCGCATCAACCAGGGGATTACTTTTAAAAATAATTGCGGACCGTTATCAAGAACAGAAAATCGAATGTTAGCCACATTTTTCAGTGGGACAATGCTTTGGCTTACTTCTTTTTGATAATAAACATGAAGCGTTCTTGGATTCACTTGTTTTGCGAGTTGACGGACAAAATCTTGATTATTCCCAAAACTCATTAGATAGCTAATTTGTGATTTTTTTTGCCATATAAAGAGTAATGAACAGAGTCGAACAAGAAATGTATAAATTATTTTCATGTTTCTTTCCTCTTTGTTTAAAGTGAAGGTTCGTAAAAATGCCCCAGAATAGTGACACTTCCTGAGATACTTACAAACGCCTTTGGATCCGATTCTTTCATTGCCATCTCCAGATCACTCATTTCGTACCGAGAAATTATGGTGAACAAAATCGTTTTTTGATTATGATTGTAGGCACCCTCAGCACCGTGAACAATGGTAATCCCCCGCCGCATATGGTTCTGAACGCTATCAATCACACTCTTAGGACGATCAGTCACGATCATTACCTGCATTTTTTGTTGTCGCGTATAGGTCATGTCCATAATCTTGGCATTTACAATTAACCCAATTGCAGAATAAAACGCAAATGGCCAACCGTAGATAAAACCAGCTGCACAAACAATCATGGCATTAAAAACAATATTGATTGTGCCAATACTCTTACCTGTCCGCTTGCGAATGACCATTCCTAAAATATCTAACCCACCAGTGGAAAGCCCATTTTTTAAGGCTAATCCGGTTCCGTAACCATTTACAGCACCTCCAAAAATAGCGCAAATAATGGGATCCGTTGTTAAGGTCATGGGATGCAAAACTTTGATCATGATACTAGCCAAACCAACAGAAAGAATGGTAAATAATGTAAATCGATGACCAATTTGACGCCAAGCTAGAAAGAACAGAGGTACATTTAGCACAAAAAGCATTAGGGCGGTTGATAAGTTAAATGATAGATAACGACCACTTAATGTTGAAACCAGTTGTGCAAATCCAGTAATTCCTGAGGCGTAAATTTTACCCGGAGTCCAAAAGAAATTCATCGCAATAGAGACCAAAATAGCGTAAATAAAAGCAGTTCCAGCTAAAGTTGAATACTGATGACGTTTGGCAATCTTTTTAAACTGTTTATCCATGAAAGGTAATTAATTCTCCTTTTCCCAATTTGCTTTTTTAAATGCTTCTCGCCCACCAGCTTCTTGTTGCTTATAAGCATCAGGATTTTTTTGGTAAAAGTCCTGATGAGCTTCTTCCGCTGGATAAAATGGAACGACATCTTCAATTGTAGTCACAATTGGTTTATCAAATTGTTCTCGATTTTGTAAATCTTTTTTAGATTGTTCAGCAATTTTACGTTGTTTGGGACTATTCACAAAAATGACCGGGCGATAATTATCTCCGCGATCTTGAAACTGCCCCATTGCATCTGTAGGATCCGTTTGCTGCCAATAAATTTGAACCAGTTTTTGATAAGACATCACTTTTGGATCAAAAGAAATTTTAACAGCCTCTGTGTGTCCGGTTTGGTGAGATTTTACTTCTTCATAAGTAGGATTGACGGTATGTCCACCTGTGTAACCTGAAACTACCTTACTGATGCCTGGTAAAGAGTCAAATGGCTGAACCATGCACCAAAAACAACCACCTGCAAATATTGCGGTTTCTTCTTCACTCATAATAGCCATCTCCATTTTAAATTTAATAAGAAATTGTTTC contains the following coding sequences:
- a CDS encoding CDP-glycerol glycerophosphotransferase family protein, whose protein sequence is MRHFITQPIKLLSRYILIVINELLIRLPIKKNLIIFESFNGQSVNDNPAAIYKEIKILHPELASNLFFGIKGNCFSQVQKDNPDVQLLKRWSLKWILVMARANYWIFNSRLPLWWHKNAQTVYVQTWHGTPLKKLGLDIKNVEIPGTSTEKYHQDFKKEAARWNYLIAPNAYSETIFKRAFGFKNKFIRSGYPRNDVLFTTKQTEINSLKKRLVGEKVAQVVLYAPTWRDDNFIYKGRYRFNLPFDLKEFFEAVPSHTMLIIRPHYLVKDHIDIRGFEDRVKILAETDISQLYLISDLLITDYSSVMFDFANLKRPILFFPYDLKHYAGELRGFYFDYLRQCPGPIVTKRSELYSQLRIFSENKSFPNYQEQINDFEENFLTWEHGNAAKQVIEAIGI
- a CDS encoding CDP-glycerol glycerophosphotransferase family protein → MSFGNNQDFVRQLAKQVNPRTLHVYYQKEVSQSIVPLKNVANIRFSVLDNGPQLFLKVIPWLMRSKLIVIDNYFPFLGSLSKTKNIRISQIWHANGAIKEFGFNDPMTSQRTASDQIRFQRVYNAMDDIVVGSEKMADTFQLNYRLNGEQIRRLGYPRSDKFLNEKWIHKVQATFFENYPELKNKHLILYAPTYRKDSQFAFAPDFKNLQLPKNTILILRLHPHLQAMEKSWEERMPFITSIDAKITTDELLTVVETLITDYSSILFDYTLLKNARKIGLFTFDQLEFSKTVGLRSDFSTEFQSIVIKDVNQLTDFLAKSDNNQAMIEKLNYDWNQFNDGAATKRTINFLLKRSDL
- the ybeY gene encoding rRNA maturation RNase YbeY, translated to MDIQIYDHTNEEPKANIELVQNVLNFAGDYLKLAENTEMSVTLMHNDEIHEINKTYRQVDRATDVISFAIEDDEDSDPIIMDEELAEEIAPNIGDLMVSVDKVKEQAEYLGHSYQRELGFLCVHGFLHLNGYDHMEPQDQKVMFPLQKEILNAYGLKR
- a CDS encoding YitT family protein yields the protein MDKQFKKIAKRHQYSTLAGTAFIYAILVSIAMNFFWTPGKIYASGITGFAQLVSTLSGRYLSFNLSTALMLFVLNVPLFFLAWRQIGHRFTLFTILSVGLASIMIKVLHPMTLTTDPIICAIFGGAVNGYGTGLALKNGLSTGGLDILGMVIRKRTGKSIGTINIVFNAMIVCAAGFIYGWPFAFYSAIGLIVNAKIMDMTYTRQQKMQVMIVTDRPKSVIDSVQNHMRRGITIVHGAEGAYNHNQKTILFTIISRYEMSDLEMAMKESDPKAFVSISGSVTILGHFYEPSL
- a CDS encoding pyruvate, water dikinase regulatory protein translates to MSTKIFVISDSVGETAESVAKAASAQFPSEDFEFDRYPFTQTESLLDGILKRAKHQGAIVFSTFVNPALNQFAKSKCEQAKIYYYDVLTPAISLFKQQTGVEAANEPGTVHNLTEGYFDKIAAMEFAVTYDDGKDPTGFLKADIVLLGVSRTSKTPLSLYLANKGLKVANLPLVPQASIPDEIWKVDPKKVFGLTTTADVLNDIRRQRMISYGLNPESSYSNTEGIKRELGYADDVFKKIGCLVINTANKSIEETATLIMESLEVDVSDE
- a CDS encoding GatB/YqeY domain-containing protein; this encodes MSLVDTITDDMKTAMKARDKETLSVIRMLKAALMNEKVKVNHELSDEEAQAVIGREYKQRKESVEEFAKGNRDDLVQSTEAEIKIVEKYLPKQLSKDEIEKIVADTVSAVGATSSSDFGKVMGAVMPKVKGIADGKLVNQAVKSQLS
- a CDS encoding diacylglycerol kinase family protein gives rise to the protein MALKDKRQTEKNHTFIQSLAHASHGVARIFKQEKNMRVHGGLAILVILLAIVLQISIFEWYWVLACIGGMLVTETFNTISENLVDLITGKTYSELGKHIKDMAAGGVLICAIFSAVIGLCIFIPKIWNLIIH
- a CDS encoding deoxyribonuclease IV; the protein is MLLGSHVSMKAPKMFLGSVETAVSYRANIFMIYTGAPQNTRRKPISELNIPKGQQLMADHQISDLIIHAPYIVNLGNTKKPESFEFGVNFLKEEIKRADALGASNIVLHPGAHVGAGPDLAIAQIVKGLNEILSETQQVNIAIETMAGKGTEVGKTFEEIGSIVHQVKLQSKISVCLDTCHTNDAGYAIREDFDGVLEEFDQKIGLAYLKVIHLNDSKNEQGSHKDRHENIGLGTIGFNALNTIAHHPQLTNIPKIMETPWVKDPSNAKVKYAPYGYEIAMLEHQVFNPNLVSDILSQKSVDTFLK
- the msrA gene encoding peptide-methionine (S)-S-oxide reductase MsrA, which gives rise to MSEEETAIFAGGCFWCMVQPFDSLPGISKVVSGYTGGHTVNPTYEEVKSHQTGHTEAVKISFDPKVMSYQKLVQIYWQQTDPTDAMGQFQDRGDNYRPVIFVNSPKQRKIAEQSKKDLQNREQFDKPIVTTIEDVVPFYPAEEAHQDFYQKNPDAYKQQEAGGREAFKKANWEKEN
- a CDS encoding PhoH family protein encodes the protein MAEQKTIEKEFLLSKQSDELSLLGNQDRFVQILEEGMSVSIHPFGEKITVTGESEAVDRTINVFKSLLSLVQQGIQLNTADVVSAMKMADKGTLNYFQDLYKETLIKDNKGKAVRVKNYGQRQYVDSVKRNDVTFGIGPAGTGKTYLAVVMAIASLKRGEVDKLILTRPAVEAGESLGFLPGDLKEKVDPYLRPIYDALYQIIGAEHTTRLMDRGVIEIAPLAYMRGRTLDSAFVILDEAQNTTSAQMKMFLTRLGFGSKMIVNGDKTQIDLPHGVRSGLVEAQRILQDLRHVGFVNFSAEDVVRHPVVAEIINAYEGHKSN
- the rpsU gene encoding 30S ribosomal protein S21, translated to MAKTVVRKNESLDDALRRFKRTVSKSGTLQEYRKREFYEKPSVKKKLKSEAARKRKNKKHF